tatatatatatatataacaaataAACTGAATTTACACTATCAATGGAATAGACCTGACTCAGACCTGTTCTAGGTAGTGCAAAGAGAGGTTGATGTACTTGGCTTCAGTAAGTTGTTGTCCACCCACTCCAGTCTTGCCTACTCTCTCTGACCCTGCCAGGTCCACCAGGTGCAGTTTGGAACGCCGCACAAGGGCAGTTCCTGGCTCACGCCCACAAATGTGCACAGTAAAGATACAATGGGAGCGTGTGGATGCCTGGTTCATAGGTGTCTGGAGAGAAATATCACTAATGAAAAGACATTTTACAAAGACATACGATAAATACAGAAATtggaaatattttattttattgttctGCAACATCCCCATGTAACAAACTTCTAACTCCTGAATAAATTGATTAGcctaatcattattattattcaacttACTTCTGCAATCATGCGATTAGTATCCCCCAGGAAAAGCAGATTAAGAGCCTCTTCTTCGTTCCCTGAGTGTTGGAGGGACAAGTTCCTTAGATGAATGTTCTGATCAGGATCCTCCATGATGGTCACCTTTCTATTTACAGAACCCATAATAATACCAATTATAAAAGAGCGTGAACATTTTACTTGGTACGTCTCTTgaaacttttgttttgtttttttctcaatgAATACAGAATAACAGAATAAGAGCAGTTCAATTATTACACACAGTTCAGAATATTACACTATCAATACAAAAGAAGACTATGTATTTTCTGTATTCATATTTAGTTTGAATGCATTATACATTATTAAGATCCCAATGTGAGGAAAAACAGATTTTGAGGCAAGTAAAAAGTGAAAAACAAGGATCAATACTTACGGTAGGTCCTCTAGATGTGAGGCTTCATGTCGGGGGTCCAACAGGTCATAACCCACTTCATTGTAGATCTCCAGGTAAGATATATGTGTGGTGTACACCatgttattatttttattctatgGACAAATCAGTCACAACACTATGTTTTAGATTTCTTACTTGCATAACTTCCACTCTAGGCATGTTAATTCATCATCTGTATGTTAAAGCTGGTATAGTGTACCAAAATCATTCAAAATTGGGTTTTGTGCAAAATAACTGTATTCCAGTACAACATAGCAGATGATTTATTAAAGACTGACCTGGCTGAATTGCTGATAGATGTAAGACAGTGTCCGGGGAATGATGCCCCGGTCGTTGTAGTGCTCTGCACCTCCTGTGATGGTGAAAGTCTTACCACTACCAGTCTGGCCATAAGCAAAGATGGTACCATTGTATCCCGCCAATACTCTACCAAGAAAAACATATAACAAACTACTGTAACAAACTACAATACCCTTTTCAAGTTAAACATGGATAATATTTAATCACTGCTATTTCACCCTGGTTTTACTTTGCACGGACCTAGGCCCATACAGTTTACTGTATATAATTTAATTATGGGAAATTTAGTTTAGGAGCAAGCTATTAAAAAGTCCCACCTGTCTGCAACAGGCTTAGCAATAGTTTGAAAAATCTCCTCTTGATTGACTGTATAATCAAACACCTTTTGGAACCTGAAGGTAAAGCGAAAACAAAGTTGCTACACTGATATTGATAGCCCGTCAATTGTACTCCAGAAATGAACAATGATAGATAACGCTGCCGGTGTTGTACATCACCTGAACTTGTAACTCTCCTTGTTGTTGTTAATGAAGCCAGAAGCCAAGTCCTTAGGCACCACAAATTCCAAATTACAGACTGTCTGCTCATCATTGTCCACAGTGTACACCTAATAAAAGCAAACAAAAGACCATGTCGGTACAGAAACCAAGTCGGTCCATAAATTACACCTTCTAAGATTACTTTGTCCCCTTTTTTATGTCACCACAACGTTAGTTTGCTATCTGCATCACCTGGCTGAAAAACGCGTCATGATGACCCATCTCTGTATGGGATGCTAGCTACATACTAGCTTGAAGCAGCGCACACCCCTTGTTGCAAGACTTTCTTTACGGCCACATCTAATGTAGACTATTATCTCTGTACTCACCGAGGATATTTTCTTTGAGGGTTTGACGCGGGCATATATCTTAATTGTGTTTTTGATCATTTTCTTCTAATGCACGAACTTTAAGACAGAAGTATTATCTTTTAGACTCACGCTAACTTTACatgtctcactccctccctacccacTTTTGTATGCAATTTGCAAGCAGTTGTTGCCAGGTGATGAACAGTCACGTGATGCCCGGGTTTATCACTAGGTGTGTCACTCTGTACAGTATAAAACTGGATTTATCTTCATTCAACCATTATTTATTTAAGAAAAATCTGTTAAAATGATTTCTAAAGGCCCTGAGTGCAAAGCAATAAATCTAAGCATCAACAGAAACAACTAATAAGGATGATATGCCCCAGTGGTGACTACAACGAGCCCAGTATTTAAATGCATGCATTAAAACATTTCTAAATTAGGCAAataaaattgtatttgtacagtcCTTTTTACAAGTAATACCACAGAGGTCTTCACATTATGCCAATTGAGTTGAAACTCGATGTCGAGCGGTGCAGACAGGCTGAACACAATTATGCAGTAAGAGtatgaaatacattttttgAATAGAGTAAAGGTTAAAAAACAGACATTTAGTAGAGATTCAAAAAAAAAGGGTAGCAGTGTAATGCAACTTTTAGTCGGAAAATATGTCTATTTTGATCCACAAATAAAGAAAATACGGATGTGATTCAATAGGTAGTGACGTGTCCGTGGTTGTCTCACTGTCACAAGTTGGTTAGGCTCTGGTGCTACGCTTGGGTCAAATATCTTATATTGATTGTTCTTCTTTGTGCTTGGGTGAAACGAGAAGTAGGTTTAAATAATCATATATTGATCAACTTATCTTGGTATGTAGCTTTCGTTCGAGTTTGTACATCTAATTGAAATGTATTGTATCAAACTGAAAAAGTCAGTTGTAGCTAGAGCTATGTAGGTCCGCAGCTACCGTACTGTAGTCTAATAGGTCGGTGTAACACTTGTTATAAAACAATGTGCATCCATGTTGGTATTGCTTTACGAATACTAGCCTACCATATAGAATAATAGTAGAATACTAGAATAATAGCATATCGCCAGTACTGCCAGTAGCGGACTGACCATCGGTAGCGCCATGTTTATTTTACTTAAAGCTCCAAAAACcttttttcgctcaaatcagccaAAACATTTTGCTCGCGCGacatgcgcgctcgcattaactgaAGAACTCcctactagcatcacatcaaaacccagaatgtgcatgcattagcagggcactttggtggcgtatacggggccggttctggtgggccggtctagATCAAAGTCcaaggcctatttttactcccagtccgtccctgcctacTGCATATTGAGCAAATTTAAATCGGTATTAAATATAATATTGACGGGTATTTCGCACACTGCAAGTTAGCAAAAAGAAATTGATCAAAACTGTTTCTTACTATCGTTTGATCTGTATCATTTTCATTTGATCTTTTAGCACATAAAGAAAATGGTAGCAGGTAAGTTACCCTTTTTGGAAATATGATTGATAGAttttctccagtgtggatctctcactctcaaacactctgctttttctAGGACACGTGATTGCAATTACAGTTGGAGCAGGTGATGTATTATATAGCCCACTGTAAAAAATACTATCGAACTCTTGTTACTTGCTTCCACCAAAATAAATAGGCCTTGGTGCCATTTCGTTTTTGTATGGCAGTGCCGATCTATGCAAGCTATAATAAAAAGGAACACTTTACAATGTATAACCCAATGAAGTATGCTGGTAATTTAACACAGAAGGGCTACTTCATTTTGTTTATTCTGGGTAACAGGGGCAGCAGTACTCATGGGCCCTGTGGCCCTGGGAATGTTTGGCTTCACTCCTGGTGGGATTGCTGCTGGGTCCACAGCTGCATCCTTGATGTCTACTGCAGCTGTAGCCAATGGAGGTGGGGTAGCAGCAGGTGGCTTGGTGGCTTGTCTGCAGTCGGCAGGTAACGTTCAAATCATAACACTAATACCATGTAACGGCTGTATCACAGTCAACTGTAAGGATTTGACACCCGTTAACCTATTATAGATATATCCTGGTTTTCTAATGGTAAACTGTTTTGGAGGTTGTTTGTGTGATGTCTTctacatgcatgcatgtaccTGATGTACTGTGGGTGTTCTTCCTAGCTGCTGCAGGGCTGTCTGGCACTGCAACAGTAGCACTGGGCAGTCTGGGGGCTGCAACTGGAGAAGGAGTGAGATGGCTCTCCTCAAAGATCTGGAAGTGATCCCTTCACATCATGTATTTATGAAGCAATTATGGTTGCAATGTCAATGCTCTTAAATGTCATGGATGATATCATTAAAGGAAGGAAGTAGAAAGATGTGTATTCTTGTTTTGTGTAGTTGACATCATGGAGTACTGCTTTAGAGTTTCCATAGTGGCATAGCAGAGCAGGAGCTTGTTTGCCATTAGCAGTCTGCGTGTGATGCTCCAGTCTAATCTCAGTcaagcaactagaacatggggTGTTATGTGTTATGGCTAGTAATTTACATGTTTTTGAAATTGAAGCAAAAGTGCTGCATTACGACTCTAATCTCTCCAGTGTGTGAGTACATCAGTGGATATCTGTTTGAACCTCAGGCTCCCAAAGAATAAACGTGTATGTTGGAATCAAACAACATAGTTATACACTGGACACAAACATGACAGTGGACGCATATTGAACTCCAAAACTCAAAGTACAGCATTTCAGCAAGTGCTTGAATTTTTATGATTGTTAAAATACTGTAGAGCAGTGTACTGTTTTGTTTATTAAATGTTCCTAGGTTACTAAAAGTCGAGGAAGATTCACCATAGTTAAAAAACAAATAGGTTATTTTGGGTTGTTAGGCATGATTGGAAACAGACATAACCTGATCTCTACAAAGAGATGAATCATATATAAATATTCCAATCAGGCCTTGTGTAATATTACATCATAGATGTCAGCAGATTAAATCTTTCAGAGGACTCAAAGGTCTAGTTAGTGAAGTCATTTTATTTGCAGTACAGTAGATAAACTCATAAAGATCAATTTCACTGGTCTGTAGAGCTCGATTCAGGCTAGGGTTTATAGTTGCTTTTCTTGACAAAGGAAATTATGATGTTTCTTGTAGGATGTGCCAAGGGAGCATAGATTTACTGTGGAATTTATTTTGTGAAAGAAAAGTTAGTGTAATTTTCCTTCCAATGTAGTACTGCTCTAGGGGGAGTCATATTTAAGTAATCTGGAAATATGAGTTTAATTGGGagatcatttaaaaaaacatctcTTGACCCTGGGGCTCACCAAAGCCATAGACCAGTAGACATTCATAACCATCATTTCAACTAATAATGAAAGAATTACACATAACTCATTCATTGCACTCGTAAAATGAAGAATTCAAAGAATTACAGTGCTAAATGTTTAATTATATAAAAAGTgtcttaaataaaataaaaaaatgcagTCATGCACTAGTTTTCCTCTTAAAATAGTACATATGAGTAATACGTCAAAAAGTGCTGCTGCATTGAGCAACAAGAGAATAATAATAGCCTTCATGTCTGCAGGAGTCTACTCCTTCAAGGTGGAATAGTGAGTTGGGATGGTCAGATGAGAACAGCATCTGGACGGCTGCAGCTGCAGCCGTCCAGATGCCCACTGCTCCGACACTGCCCACTGCTGCTCCGGCACTGCCCACTGCTGCTGTAGCAGCTGCACCCAAGCCTGCAGCACCTTGGGaaacaacacacactgtcagggaGGCAATTAACACAGAACAGGATATAGAACACAAAACTATTGTGTACTCTCAAATATACGATTGAATTACTATTATACATCTTCtctctttatatatttattaacaaTGTTTGTCTAATCCAAGTATTGTGCACATTGATTTATCATCACACAAACATTGAAACGTTACAGTCGGAAGGCCTACCTATAGACTGCAGCAAAGCCACAGTCGATCCAGCTGCCACTGCACCTCCGTTGGCGGTAGCGGCTGCGGCCATCATACCGGCAGCCATGGTATTGGCAGCAATGCCGGCAGCAGTGAAGCCTACTGCTCCCAAGGCAGCTGGTGCCAGGACTATGGCCCCACCTTGAAAGAGGGGACAGAATACATTATTTGCTCCCTGATTTGCATAAACAGGATATGTAAATCCATAAGTTCCAGCAGACTCCTTTTTGTGTAGGGGAGACCGGGGTTGGTTGGCACACTTTTCACTGTCTGCCATATATTTCGCAATCTGCAATATTCTAACCAGCAGCAAACGAAACGATATGGTCTAAGCTAtaattaaatatgtttaaatgtACACAAATATTTTCTAAAATGTGGTGATTTGTGATTAAAGTAATGTTGTGCTTTTGTGCCAATATGGGGTTGGTTGGCACAATGTTAAAATGCATGATACACGAAATAAAGCAACCAATAGAAACTATTTGAACAGTTAATAGTATATTTTAAGCAATTAATcatttaataacatgttttatgCAATTCACTAGAAATAATGTATATTTTAACAGTAACCCTATCCCTAATCCCAAAATTATATTTTGTTTGAAatgtaattgaaaaagtaaaggttgtggaagtaggccagacattactagaataatatggtgacagtttgaggttttatatccaTATAAATATAAAGAAACACATACATTTTCTAAATTGTACGGTttagttttcacccggtccataactcgacgctgcaaagtagcgtcttccgaatgtgatacgaatgtcgaatatgaaactaacttcatcTCGCTCCCCGGTCTCCCCTATTTGTTTTGTCAGACATCCAGAAATTCAATTGATGAGTATGCTAACTCAAGTTCGAACAGAGTAAAACATAATGCCCAATAAGTCTGTCAAACTCA
The Osmerus mordax isolate fOsmMor3 chromosome 9, fOsmMor3.pri, whole genome shotgun sequence genome window above contains:
- the LOC136949101 gene encoding interferon alpha-inducible protein 27-like protein 2, with amino-acid sequence MGLGVMIIGAVAGAGGAIVLAPAALGAVGFTAAGIAANTMAAGMMAAAATANGGAVAAGSTVALLQSIGAAGLGAAATAAVGSAGAAVGSVGAE
- the LOC136949314 gene encoding interferon alpha-inducible protein 27-like protein 2A; translated protein: MVAGHVIAITVGAGAAVLMGPVALGMFGFTPGGIAAGSTAASLMSTAAVANGGGVAAGGLVACLQSAAAAGLSGTATVALGSLGAATGEGVRWLSSKIWK